The Sediminispirochaeta smaragdinae DSM 11293 genome has a segment encoding these proteins:
- a CDS encoding potassium channel family protein, whose amino-acid sequence MARERVFAVIGLGTFGRQVSLELSARGGKVIAVDNQPKQVEAVKDAVTQAVLVDATDEEGLSALSLEEVDVAIVAIGDAVESGILTTAILKRSGVPYIVARAISEIHAEVLRQVGADEVINLEVDEGRRIAQRLIAPHVLDRIPISSSISFAEVYVPRSFVNSTLVRLDLRKRFSINVIAIKRTTLSVDEVGNPLKNEEVIFPDSETVLLEQDVLLVVGKNEDIEAVKEY is encoded by the coding sequence ATGGCACGAGAGCGTGTTTTTGCGGTAATCGGACTTGGTACCTTTGGTCGCCAGGTTTCTCTTGAGCTTTCGGCTCGGGGAGGAAAGGTTATCGCCGTTGATAATCAGCCTAAGCAGGTGGAGGCGGTGAAAGATGCCGTAACACAGGCTGTTTTGGTGGATGCCACCGATGAGGAGGGGCTCTCCGCTCTTAGCCTCGAAGAGGTGGATGTCGCCATCGTGGCAATAGGCGACGCCGTTGAATCGGGGATTCTTACCACCGCCATACTCAAACGCAGCGGGGTCCCCTATATTGTGGCCAGGGCCATCAGTGAGATTCATGCCGAGGTTCTCCGGCAGGTAGGGGCCGACGAGGTGATCAACCTTGAAGTCGATGAAGGAAGAAGGATTGCCCAGCGACTTATTGCTCCCCATGTCCTTGATCGAATCCCCATAAGCAGTTCCATCAGCTTTGCCGAGGTCTATGTTCCCCGCAGTTTCGTCAACAGTACCCTGGTTCGACTCGATCTTCGCAAACGCTTCTCCATCAACGTTATCGCCATAAAACGGACCACACTTTCGGTGGATGAAGTAGGTAATCCCCTGAAAAATGAAGAGGTGATATTCCCGGACAGCGAAACGGTACTCCTCGAGCAGGATGTTTTGCTGGTAGTCGGAAAAAATGAGGATATAGAAGCGGTTAAAGAGTATTAG
- a CDS encoding TrkH family potassium uptake protein yields MKKLRSNVLVVVTLILSVITLFIEQSSLAADFAFYSNILDFIVLFLLLFEVYRDFAEAKLRWLYFRRNILSLLFVLAFVVLFVYNKLIYVGRSPDDLMGLSLGVVIVRNIFILLKTFSRIMRLNTFVESISVHPAQTILFSFLLVILTGALYLMAPFTTISPGGLGFLDALFTSTSAVCVTGLIVVDTATVFTFWGHLGILILIQIGGLSIMIISYFTIFLFRRQVSLEEKLLISYMLSEKDMTNLAKNLRTIIFSSFFLEAAGALLLYFPMKGAAGGGSESALFLAVFHAVSAFCNAGFALFSDSLEQFRGMLSVNLVVAALIIIGGISFAVISDLRHFFSVRIVALFRRRRPGIGSISLNSRLVLVGTAVLLLSGTYLVYGLEHTGALAQLPLAQQYLSAFFQSVTLRTAGFNTIPFDSLKSPTLLVMIVFMFIGAASGSTAGGVKINNIAIVWAYIRSVLRGGGQATIMRRSIEPEQVNSAFLVLLFGVSAVFGGTILLSASERAPLDRILFEAVSAFGTVGLSTGITAGLSSMGKWVIISLMFMGRLGPLTILAAVSRQGKRSPVAYPTGNIST; encoded by the coding sequence GTGAAAAAGCTTCGCTCCAATGTTCTAGTCGTCGTCACCCTTATTTTGAGCGTCATAACTCTTTTTATAGAACAGAGCAGCCTTGCTGCCGATTTTGCCTTTTATTCGAATATTCTTGATTTTATTGTTCTTTTCCTGCTGCTTTTCGAGGTGTATCGTGATTTTGCCGAGGCAAAGCTGAGGTGGCTCTATTTTCGGCGAAACATCCTTTCTCTTCTCTTTGTTCTCGCTTTTGTCGTACTCTTTGTCTATAACAAGCTTATCTATGTCGGTAGGTCGCCCGATGATCTCATGGGCTTAAGTCTCGGTGTTGTCATCGTGAGGAATATTTTTATTCTTTTAAAGACCTTCAGCAGAATCATGCGCCTGAATACCTTTGTAGAAAGCATCTCTGTTCATCCTGCCCAGACTATCCTGTTTAGCTTTCTGTTGGTGATTCTGACCGGGGCACTTTATCTTATGGCCCCCTTCACTACCATTTCGCCGGGGGGGCTCGGCTTTCTTGATGCACTTTTTACCTCTACCAGTGCCGTTTGCGTTACCGGACTGATTGTGGTGGACACCGCCACGGTTTTTACCTTTTGGGGGCATCTCGGTATCCTTATTCTGATTCAGATCGGCGGCCTCTCGATCATGATCATCAGCTACTTTACCATCTTCCTTTTTCGTCGTCAGGTGAGCTTGGAAGAAAAGCTGTTGATCAGCTATATGCTCAGCGAAAAAGATATGACCAATCTTGCCAAGAATCTACGAACAATCATCTTTTCCAGCTTTTTTTTAGAGGCGGCCGGCGCCCTTTTGCTCTATTTTCCCATGAAGGGAGCAGCTGGCGGAGGTTCTGAGAGTGCCCTGTTTCTTGCAGTTTTTCATGCCGTATCCGCCTTCTGTAATGCGGGATTCGCCCTTTTTTCCGACAGCCTCGAGCAATTTCGCGGCATGCTTTCGGTAAACCTTGTGGTGGCGGCGCTTATTATCATCGGCGGAATCAGTTTTGCGGTGATTAGCGATCTCCGACATTTTTTTTCTGTCCGTATCGTTGCGCTTTTTCGCAGACGGCGGCCGGGAATAGGTTCTATTAGTTTGAATAGTCGACTGGTTCTCGTGGGAACGGCCGTTCTTCTGCTTTCCGGCACCTACCTTGTTTATGGTCTGGAGCACACAGGAGCCCTTGCGCAGCTTCCCCTTGCTCAACAGTATCTCTCTGCTTTTTTTCAGTCGGTAACCCTGCGTACAGCCGGTTTTAATACCATCCCCTTTGATTCTCTGAAGAGCCCCACCCTTTTAGTTATGATCGTGTTTATGTTTATCGGGGCTGCTTCGGGAAGTACGGCTGGCGGTGTGAAAATAAACAATATTGCAATTGTGTGGGCTTATATTCGTTCGGTGCTTCGCGGAGGGGGGCAGGCGACGATCATGCGTCGTTCCATCGAACCGGAGCAGGTCAACAGCGCCTTTCTTGTGCTCCTTTTTGGAGTTTCTGCTGTTTTCGGGGGGACTATCCTGCTTTCCGCCAGCGAACGTGCTCCGCTGGATAGGATTCTTTTCGAGGCGGTTTCCGCTTTTGGAACCGTCGGTCTTTCGACGGGAATCACCGCAGGGCTAAGTAGTATGGGGAAATGGGTAATCATTTCTTTGATGTTTATGGGGCGTCTCGGTCCCTTGACGATTCTTGCCGCCGTTTCCAGGCAGGGGAAACGGTCCCCGGTTGCCTATCCTACGGGTAATATTTCTACGTGA
- a CDS encoding mandelate racemase/muconate lactonizing enzyme family protein, with protein sequence MKILRCEVWPVTLKLRAPFTIAYSTLDETVNVFFRIVTDTGLTGCGVAAPDEMVTGENETTILPALRETAEPLLRGSDPLKMGMLIEKLGKVLPKEPTARAAVDMALFDLLGKKAHLPLFQLLGACRSSIKTSVTVGIMPLEETLEETRRWIAKGFSAIKLKGGLNLEEDIRKVRRLRELLGPGVGLRFDANQGYSVEEAQRFIEETALAKLEAIEQPTPAASPSLLGDVRAGGRGVVPVMADESLLKLSDAFHLARKKLVDMLNIKLMKTGGIRPAERIAAIARAAGQEIMVGCMDEAGLGVAAGLHFALAQPDVRYADLDGYFDFTNDTTASAVQVKNGLLYPTGEPGLGFEVSM encoded by the coding sequence ATGAAAATTCTTCGCTGTGAGGTGTGGCCGGTGACCCTTAAACTTCGGGCCCCCTTTACCATTGCCTACAGCACTCTTGATGAGACGGTGAATGTCTTTTTTCGTATTGTAACCGATACGGGGCTTACCGGTTGCGGGGTTGCGGCTCCCGATGAAATGGTAACGGGCGAAAACGAAACGACGATTTTACCGGCCCTTCGTGAAACGGCAGAGCCGCTGCTGCGTGGCAGCGATCCTCTGAAGATGGGAATGCTTATCGAAAAGCTTGGAAAGGTCTTACCCAAGGAGCCGACGGCCAGGGCGGCCGTAGACATGGCCCTTTTCGATCTGCTTGGTAAAAAAGCCCATCTTCCCCTCTTTCAGCTACTGGGCGCTTGCCGCAGCAGCATAAAAACCAGCGTCACCGTTGGTATCATGCCCCTCGAAGAGACCCTCGAAGAAACTCGTCGCTGGATCGCCAAGGGCTTTTCCGCGATTAAACTGAAGGGAGGGCTCAATCTGGAAGAGGACATTCGCAAGGTGCGCCGCCTTCGGGAACTTCTGGGGCCGGGAGTCGGCCTGCGCTTTGATGCGAATCAAGGTTATAGCGTTGAAGAGGCCCAGCGTTTTATCGAAGAAACCGCCTTAGCAAAACTGGAGGCGATCGAACAGCCGACACCGGCGGCCTCTCCTTCGCTTCTCGGAGATGTTCGTGCCGGTGGTCGCGGGGTGGTTCCTGTCATGGCCGATGAAAGTTTGTTGAAGCTTTCCGATGCTTTTCATCTTGCCCGTAAAAAATTGGTGGATATGCTTAACATCAAGCTCATGAAAACAGGCGGTATCCGTCCAGCCGAGCGCATTGCCGCTATCGCCCGGGCAGCCGGACAGGAGATCATGGTCGGCTGTATGGATGAGGCAGGCCTCGGTGTGGCTGCTGGGCTCCATTTCGCTCTCGCCCAGCCCGATGTTCGCTACGCCGATCTGGATGGCTATTTCGACTTCACCAACGATACCACGGCTTCTGCGGTGCAGGTGAAAAATGGACTACTCTACCCAACCGGGGAACCTGGCCTTGGCTTTGAGGTATCAATGTGA
- a CDS encoding adenosylcobalamin-dependent ribonucleoside-diphosphate reductase, protein MVSLQKNALNDLGRKIFLDRYALKDGSKKSLKVGDIVVVVSNPQTGQREIGSVTAMENGTVIVKLDTGEEVERSLEHVDKPLETTPAQMIKRVASGIAMEETKEKREEWTERFRWLLEDWRFVPGGRILTGAGTDQNLTYYNCYVIPSPEDSRGGIIKTLGHMTEIMSRGGGVGINLTSLRPHHAYVKGVNGRSSGSVSWGALYSFVTGLIEQGGSRRGALMLILNVWHPDILEFISSKRQMGQITNANISVGITDDFMKAVKEDLDWELVFPDTNYPGYDKEWDGDFVAWKAAGKPVNVYRKVKAREIWNSIIESAWASAEPGIFFVDRYNAMSNSGYYARIQCTNPCGEQGLPSWGVCNLGAVNLSRFANGNDVDWDNLGRTVRYAVRFLDDVIDNTPYFFEANKEQQLSERRVGLGTMGLAELMIKLKIRYGSKESEAFLDKLYRFIAVEAYRSSSDTAKEKGSFPKFEAEPFLESGFMKGMPEEIRRKIAENGIRNVTLLTQAPTGTTGTMVGTSTGIEPYYFWEWERRGRMGSNIERVGVYDEWRKANPEAEQLPDYFVSAMDLSPEEHVKVQASIQRWVDSSISKTCNVPNQYSVEQTKQLYELMYDLGCKGGTIYRDGSRDEQVLNLKKEEEKKENPVEVKQIKPRVRPTMLHGVTYRKHTPIGTAYITVNADGASMEEPFEVFINVAKVGSDVAADAEGLGRLISLILRMPSPLGPVERAKAVIAQLRSIGSGRQRGFGKNRVMSLPDAVAQALEEHIGTVFGESSYPVLPDEEEEEAAKQFAFSFDALHADICPVCGNATFMFIEGCKKCHSCGHSEC, encoded by the coding sequence ATGGTGTCGTTACAGAAGAATGCTCTCAACGATCTGGGAAGAAAAATCTTTCTTGATCGATATGCATTGAAGGACGGATCGAAGAAATCACTGAAAGTGGGGGATATTGTTGTCGTCGTTAGCAATCCCCAAACCGGTCAGCGGGAGATCGGTTCCGTCACTGCAATGGAAAACGGCACCGTTATCGTCAAACTTGATACAGGCGAAGAGGTCGAGCGGAGCCTTGAGCATGTAGATAAGCCCCTTGAAACAACCCCTGCTCAGATGATAAAGCGAGTGGCCTCCGGTATTGCCATGGAGGAGACCAAAGAGAAGCGGGAAGAGTGGACGGAACGCTTTCGCTGGCTCCTTGAAGATTGGCGTTTTGTGCCCGGCGGACGTATCCTGACAGGAGCGGGAACCGATCAGAATCTTACCTATTACAACTGCTACGTTATTCCCAGTCCCGAAGATAGTCGGGGCGGGATCATCAAAACCCTGGGCCATATGACCGAGATCATGAGCCGGGGCGGTGGAGTCGGTATTAATCTGACCTCGCTGAGGCCCCATCATGCATATGTGAAAGGGGTAAACGGCCGTTCTTCCGGATCCGTGAGTTGGGGGGCCCTCTATAGCTTTGTTACCGGTTTGATCGAGCAGGGGGGCAGCCGTAGGGGTGCCCTGATGCTTATCCTCAATGTTTGGCATCCCGATATTCTCGAGTTTATTTCGAGTAAACGACAGATGGGGCAGATCACCAATGCGAATATCAGCGTCGGTATTACCGACGATTTTATGAAGGCCGTCAAAGAGGACCTTGATTGGGAACTGGTGTTTCCCGATACCAATTATCCCGGTTATGATAAGGAGTGGGACGGCGACTTCGTGGCCTGGAAGGCCGCAGGTAAGCCTGTTAATGTCTATCGTAAGGTGAAGGCTCGGGAGATCTGGAATTCCATTATCGAAAGCGCCTGGGCAAGCGCCGAGCCTGGGATCTTTTTCGTCGACCGCTACAATGCCATGAGTAATTCCGGTTATTACGCAAGGATCCAGTGTACCAATCCTTGCGGGGAGCAGGGACTGCCGAGTTGGGGTGTCTGCAATCTCGGGGCGGTCAATCTATCGCGCTTTGCAAACGGCAACGATGTGGATTGGGATAACCTCGGCCGCACCGTTCGCTATGCCGTCCGTTTTCTCGATGATGTAATCGACAATACTCCCTACTTTTTTGAGGCAAACAAAGAGCAGCAGCTTTCGGAACGGCGTGTGGGGCTCGGCACAATGGGGCTTGCGGAATTGATGATCAAGCTGAAGATTCGCTATGGTAGTAAGGAATCCGAGGCTTTTCTTGATAAACTGTACCGCTTTATAGCTGTTGAGGCATACCGTTCCAGCAGTGATACTGCCAAAGAGAAGGGGAGCTTCCCCAAGTTCGAGGCCGAACCATTTCTTGAAAGCGGCTTCATGAAAGGGATGCCCGAGGAGATTCGAAGAAAGATCGCCGAGAATGGTATTCGAAACGTTACCCTTCTGACCCAGGCTCCTACCGGAACGACAGGAACAATGGTGGGAACTTCCACAGGAATCGAACCCTATTATTTCTGGGAATGGGAGCGCCGTGGACGGATGGGAAGCAATATCGAGCGGGTAGGCGTCTACGACGAGTGGCGAAAGGCCAATCCCGAAGCGGAGCAGCTTCCCGACTATTTTGTCTCGGCCATGGACCTTTCTCCGGAAGAGCACGTCAAGGTTCAGGCATCCATACAGCGCTGGGTTGATTCAAGTATCAGTAAAACCTGTAACGTTCCCAATCAGTATTCTGTAGAGCAGACAAAGCAGCTCTATGAACTGATGTACGATCTCGGCTGCAAGGGCGGTACCATCTATCGTGACGGCAGCAGAGACGAACAGGTATTGAACCTGAAGAAAGAGGAAGAAAAGAAGGAAAACCCGGTCGAGGTGAAGCAGATCAAGCCGAGGGTTCGTCCCACAATGCTTCATGGGGTTACTTACCGTAAACATACTCCAATCGGAACCGCATATATCACCGTTAATGCCGACGGTGCCAGCATGGAAGAGCCTTTCGAGGTCTTTATCAACGTTGCAAAGGTAGGATCGGACGTTGCTGCCGATGCCGAAGGTTTGGGGCGGCTCATTAGTCTCATTCTGCGCATGCCCAGCCCTCTGGGACCTGTCGAGCGGGCGAAGGCCGTGATTGCCCAGTTGCGAAGTATCGGCAGCGGCCGCCAGCGTGGTTTTGGAAAGAACCGGGTGATGAGCCTTCCCGATGCGGTGGCCCAGGCCTTGGAAGAACATATTGGTACGGTCTTCGGCGAAAGCAGCTATCCGGTACTACCCGACGAGGAAGAAGAGGAGGCTGCAAAGCAGTTCGCCTTTTCCTTCGATGCACTCCATGCCGACATCTGTCCGGTCTGTGGAAATGCTACCTTTATGTTTATCGAGGGCTGCAAGAAGTGTCACAGCTGCGGCCATAGCGAGTGCTGA
- a CDS encoding arginine deiminase: MINVTNEIGTLQSVLVHRPGRELERLTPRYLEEMLFEDIPWLKKIREEHDLFAETLSKRGCKVYYYHDLLADILREEAVCRVMIDDVLSACRIGSTLLKESIRDYLRGMEAERLAEVFISGLEKKEIDRLAGQSRLSSYIREAYPFYINPLTNLYFTRDPGAVIDSGLVVSAMKTPARNRESLILQYLHDYHPLFADPQGEGQIPLWYKPSDLDSIEGGDILMLSPEVVAVGCSARTGTEGIERLAERLFSGPSGIQEVLVIQIPFVRAFMHLDTVITMVDRDTFTIFPDIREKIALFRLKPTKRGGISISPLDSLEKSLKESLKLPAIRLIESGGGDDLTAAREQWNDSTNTLALEPGVVVTYDRNVASNDTLRAAGIEVVEIEGSELVRGRGGPRCMSMPLQREAI; the protein is encoded by the coding sequence ATGATCAATGTGACCAATGAAATAGGAACGTTGCAGTCTGTTCTTGTACATCGCCCCGGCCGGGAGCTGGAGCGGCTTACCCCAAGATACCTAGAAGAGATGCTCTTTGAAGATATTCCGTGGTTGAAGAAGATCAGGGAAGAGCACGATCTTTTTGCCGAGACACTTTCAAAACGAGGATGTAAGGTCTACTACTATCACGATCTCCTTGCCGATATCCTGAGGGAGGAAGCAGTCTGTCGTGTCATGATCGACGATGTGCTCTCTGCTTGCCGAATCGGATCGACCCTGCTAAAAGAGTCCATTCGAGATTATCTGCGCGGCATGGAGGCAGAGCGGCTGGCAGAGGTCTTCATCTCCGGTTTAGAGAAAAAAGAGATCGACCGTTTAGCCGGTCAGTCGCGTCTCTCGAGCTATATTCGGGAGGCTTACCCTTTCTACATCAACCCCCTTACAAACCTTTACTTTACACGGGACCCCGGCGCTGTCATCGATTCGGGACTTGTCGTCAGTGCAATGAAGACTCCGGCAAGAAACCGGGAATCGCTGATACTTCAATATCTTCATGATTATCACCCTCTGTTCGCCGATCCTCAGGGTGAGGGACAGATTCCGCTCTGGTATAAGCCTTCTGATCTGGATAGTATTGAAGGGGGAGATATTTTGATGCTCTCTCCCGAAGTTGTCGCGGTGGGGTGCAGCGCGAGAACAGGGACCGAAGGGATAGAGCGGCTTGCCGAGCGGCTTTTCTCCGGTCCCTCCGGGATACAAGAGGTCTTGGTAATACAGATCCCCTTTGTTCGTGCTTTTATGCACCTTGATACCGTCATCACCATGGTAGATCGGGACACATTTACCATTTTTCCCGATATTCGGGAAAAGATTGCACTCTTTCGCCTTAAGCCGACAAAAAGAGGAGGAATTAGCATCTCCCCTCTTGACAGTCTAGAGAAGAGCCTGAAAGAATCTCTCAAGCTTCCTGCGATCCGTTTGATTGAAAGTGGTGGTGGCGATGATTTGACCGCCGCTCGTGAACAGTGGAACGATAGTACCAACACCCTGGCCCTTGAGCCGGGAGTCGTCGTTACCTATGATCGAAACGTCGCCTCAAACGATACGCTTCGTGCTGCAGGCATCGAGGTGGTCGAGATAGAGGGATCGGAGCTTGTTCGGGGCCGAGGCGGTCCCCGCTGTATGAGCATGCCGCTTCAGCGTGAAGCGATTTGA
- the argF gene encoding ornithine carbamoyltransferase: protein MPVNLKGRSLLTLKDYTPEEIRYLLDLSVDLKRKKRSGIRGNLLVGKNIVLLFEKASTRTRCAFEVAAFDEGAQVTFLTNSQMGKKESIEDTALVLGRFYDGIEFRGFKQETVELLARYSGVPVWNGLTDLYHPTQILADFMTIMEHVDKPLSKVKLVFVGDARNNMGNSLMLASAKMGMTFVAVAPKELHPSGEMVDYAASVAKETGAVISMTDNIAEGVKDADVIYTDVWVSMGEEAQFAERIKLLKPYQVDMKMMKSTGNPDTLFMHCLPSFHDLETSIGKEIHTKFGLAEMEVTNEVFRSKHSVVFDEAENRMHTIKAVMVATIGAL from the coding sequence ATGCCTGTAAATTTGAAAGGAAGAAGCTTACTGACCTTGAAGGACTACACACCTGAGGAGATTCGCTATCTTCTCGACCTTTCTGTTGATCTAAAACGTAAGAAACGTTCAGGAATTCGGGGAAACCTGCTTGTCGGAAAGAATATCGTTCTGCTTTTTGAGAAGGCCTCTACTCGTACCCGTTGTGCCTTTGAAGTTGCCGCCTTCGACGAAGGTGCCCAGGTGACCTTTCTCACCAATAGCCAGATGGGAAAGAAGGAATCGATCGAGGATACCGCTCTCGTGCTTGGCCGTTTCTACGACGGTATTGAGTTCCGGGGCTTTAAGCAAGAGACTGTTGAGCTCCTTGCTAGATACTCCGGAGTTCCGGTATGGAACGGTTTGACGGACCTCTATCATCCAACGCAGATTCTTGCCGATTTTATGACCATTATGGAACATGTTGACAAGCCCCTTTCAAAGGTGAAGCTTGTTTTCGTAGGTGATGCCCGTAATAACATGGGCAACAGCCTTATGCTTGCTTCGGCGAAAATGGGAATGACCTTTGTCGCCGTTGCTCCAAAGGAACTCCACCCTTCTGGTGAGATGGTTGATTATGCCGCTTCGGTTGCGAAAGAGACCGGTGCCGTTATCTCCATGACCGACAATATCGCCGAAGGTGTAAAAGATGCGGATGTCATATACACCGATGTATGGGTTTCCATGGGTGAGGAGGCCCAGTTCGCCGAGCGGATCAAACTGCTGAAGCCCTATCAGGTCGATATGAAGATGATGAAATCGACAGGCAACCCCGACACCCTTTTTATGCATTGCCTTCCTTCTTTTCATGACCTCGAAACCAGTATCGGGAAAGAGATTCACACTAAATTTGGTCTTGCCGAGATGGAGGTCACCAATGAGGTGTTTCGCAGCAAGCACTCGGTGGTCTTTGACGAAGCTGAGAACAGAATGCACACCATCAAGGCGGTTATGGTCGCCACGATCGGGGCTCTATAG
- the adhE gene encoding bifunctional acetaldehyde-CoA/alcohol dehydrogenase, protein MSIESKLKRETHKAQPIGDEAMLNDSIRKVAAAQARYARYNQQQVDAIFRAAAMAAAGARIELAKLAAQETGMGVAEDKVIKNHFASEYIYNKYKDMKSCGIIEEDLTFGVAKIAEPLGVIAGVVPTTNPTSTTIFKALLALKTRNGIIFSPHPRAKVCTIEAARIVLEAAVAAGAPKDIIGWIEDPSVELSRQLMEHPSISLILATGGPGMVKAAYSSGTPAIGVGAGNTPALIDESADVKMAVSSILMSKTFDNGMICASEQSVVVVEKIYREVKSELVCRGAYILNKEEKEKVGRLMFGEGKLSPKVVGQKASTIAGMAGFTVPESTKVLVAEVEAVGSKEPLSAEKLSPVLALYKRKEFSQALETAAALVTFGGLGHTSVLYTNPAHRERIERFGATMKTGRTLVNMPASQGAIGDIYNFSLEPSLTLGCGSWGGNSVSKNVGPEQLLNYKTIAARRENMLWFRAPKKVFFKRGSLPVALEELEGKKKAFIVTDRFLFDSGMTKVLTDRLEKMGIKTEIFSEVQADPTLSNARTGVRRMDAFQPDLIIAFGGGSPMDAAKIMWVLYEHPEVHFQDLAARFMDIRKRVYRFPEMGQKASLIAIPTTSGTGSEVTPFAVITDDETGIKYPIADYALTPDMAICDAELAAQMPARLTAYSGIDAVTHGLEAIASMLATEYTTPLAMESIRLLFEYLPRAYRFGAADMEAREKVHHASNMAGMAFANAFLGVCHSMAHKLGSFFHLPHGLANALLINQVVRFNASEAPAKQGTFPQYTHPQAAERYARLADYLGLGLGGGTMEEKVDTLLDAITKLKADLDIPKSIAEAGIREEAFTKELDAMAEAAFDDQCTGANPRYPLISEIKDLYLAAFSGKSVTTAYITKA, encoded by the coding sequence ATGTCTATCGAAAGCAAACTCAAGCGGGAAACACATAAAGCACAGCCGATCGGCGATGAAGCAATGCTTAACGACAGTATTCGGAAGGTAGCTGCGGCACAAGCCCGCTATGCCCGGTACAATCAACAGCAGGTGGACGCCATCTTCCGAGCCGCTGCCATGGCGGCGGCCGGGGCAAGAATCGAATTGGCGAAGCTTGCCGCCCAGGAAACAGGAATGGGAGTCGCCGAGGATAAGGTGATCAAAAATCACTTTGCATCGGAATATATCTACAATAAGTATAAGGACATGAAGAGCTGTGGGATCATAGAGGAGGACCTTACCTTCGGGGTTGCAAAAATTGCCGAACCACTTGGTGTTATTGCCGGTGTAGTGCCTACAACGAACCCGACAAGTACAACCATTTTTAAGGCCCTCCTTGCCCTTAAAACACGAAACGGTATCATCTTCAGTCCCCATCCCCGGGCAAAGGTGTGTACCATAGAGGCCGCCAGGATCGTTCTTGAAGCAGCGGTGGCTGCAGGGGCACCGAAAGATATCATCGGCTGGATCGAAGACCCCTCGGTCGAACTGAGCAGGCAACTGATGGAACACCCGTCTATCAGCCTTATCCTCGCAACAGGAGGCCCAGGCATGGTAAAGGCGGCATATTCGAGCGGAACTCCAGCCATAGGTGTCGGAGCCGGCAACACTCCGGCACTGATAGACGAGAGTGCAGATGTCAAAATGGCGGTGAGTTCCATTTTGATGAGCAAAACCTTCGACAACGGCATGATCTGCGCCAGTGAACAGTCCGTTGTGGTTGTCGAGAAAATCTACCGAGAGGTAAAAAGCGAGCTGGTATGCCGCGGGGCTTACATTCTCAACAAAGAGGAAAAGGAAAAGGTTGGTCGGCTGATGTTCGGCGAAGGAAAACTCTCTCCCAAAGTAGTCGGCCAAAAAGCCTCGACCATTGCCGGGATGGCGGGTTTTACGGTTCCCGAATCCACTAAAGTGCTGGTTGCCGAAGTCGAAGCAGTGGGAAGCAAGGAGCCGCTGAGCGCTGAAAAGCTAAGCCCGGTTCTGGCCCTCTACAAGCGAAAAGAGTTTTCACAGGCCTTGGAAACAGCCGCAGCTTTGGTCACCTTCGGAGGGCTTGGTCATACCAGTGTGCTTTACACCAACCCCGCACACAGAGAACGAATCGAACGATTCGGGGCAACCATGAAAACGGGAAGGACCCTGGTCAACATGCCGGCGAGTCAGGGAGCCATTGGCGATATCTACAATTTTTCACTGGAGCCGAGCCTTACCCTTGGCTGCGGGAGTTGGGGAGGCAATTCCGTAAGTAAAAATGTCGGACCGGAACAATTACTCAACTATAAAACCATTGCGGCAAGGAGGGAAAACATGTTGTGGTTTCGTGCCCCAAAAAAGGTTTTTTTCAAAAGAGGTTCGCTTCCCGTTGCCCTCGAAGAACTTGAAGGAAAAAAGAAGGCCTTCATCGTCACCGATCGCTTTCTTTTCGACTCGGGAATGACCAAGGTACTTACCGACCGCTTGGAAAAGATGGGCATCAAAACGGAAATTTTCAGCGAGGTACAGGCCGATCCCACCCTCTCCAACGCCCGAACGGGTGTCAGGCGGATGGATGCCTTTCAACCGGATCTGATCATTGCCTTTGGCGGCGGAAGCCCCATGGACGCCGCTAAAATCATGTGGGTTCTCTATGAACACCCGGAGGTGCACTTTCAGGATCTTGCAGCACGTTTTATGGATATCCGCAAACGGGTGTACCGCTTTCCCGAGATGGGCCAAAAGGCGAGCCTCATCGCAATTCCCACCACCAGTGGAACGGGAAGTGAGGTAACCCCCTTTGCGGTCATTACCGACGATGAAACAGGCATCAAGTATCCCATTGCCGACTATGCCCTTACCCCCGACATGGCAATCTGCGATGCGGAGCTTGCCGCCCAGATGCCCGCAAGGCTGACAGCATACTCCGGTATCGATGCGGTAACCCATGGGCTCGAGGCAATTGCAAGCATGCTTGCCACTGAATATACAACTCCTCTGGCTATGGAATCCATACGCCTTCTCTTTGAATACCTGCCCAGGGCCTATCGATTCGGTGCGGCCGATATGGAGGCACGGGAAAAAGTTCACCACGCCTCCAATATGGCGGGAATGGCTTTTGCAAATGCCTTTCTCGGGGTTTGCCATTCCATGGCCCATAAGCTCGGCAGCTTTTTCCACCTCCCCCACGGGCTGGCAAACGCGCTCCTTATCAACCAGGTAGTGCGTTTCAACGCTTCGGAAGCTCCGGCAAAGCAAGGTACCTTTCCCCAGTACACTCATCCCCAAGCGGCAGAGCGCTACGCCAGGCTCGCCGATTATCTCGGTCTCGGTCTCGGTGGAGGGACAATGGAGGAAAAGGTCGATACACTGCTTGATGCGATCACAAAACTAAAAGCGGATCTGGATATTCCGAAAAGCATTGCCGAAGCGGGTATCCGGGAAGAAGCCTTTACGAAGGAGCTGGATGCCATGGCAGAGGCGGCCTTCGACGATCAGTGCACCGGGGCAAATCCCCGTTACCCGCTCATCAGTGAGATCAAAGATCTCTATCTGGCTGCTTTTTCAGGGAAATCAGTGACAACAGCATACATAACAAAAGCATAA